The following coding sequences are from one Dromaius novaehollandiae isolate bDroNov1 chromosome 22, bDroNov1.hap1, whole genome shotgun sequence window:
- the LOC135330617 gene encoding retinol dehydrogenase 8-like, which translates to MAPKTVLITGCSSGIGLALAVKLARDKQQRFQVVATMRDVGKREALEAAAGPALGHTLAVKQLDVGDERSIRACVDSLPGRRVDVLVSNAGVGMIGPVECQSLADMQRLMDTNFFGLVRLVKEVLPDMKRRRGGHIVVISSIMGLQGIVFNDVYAASKFAVEGFCESLVVQALRFNIAISLVEPGPVTTAFEAKVYEEAERADYSRTDPETADIFAKLYLRSSRDVFASLGQSPEEVAEHTLRVIEAPQPPFRHQTNAAYTPMAALKHADPSGTLLTDAFYQLLFKRDAVLRLGLRAIRLLRWKARKLRQGARLLGFA; encoded by the exons ATGGCTCCCAAGACGGTGCTGATCACCGGCTGCTCCTCCGGCATCGGCCTGGCGCTGGCCGTGAAGCTGGCGCGGGACAAGCAGCAGCGCTTCcagg TCGTTGCCACCATGCGGGACGTGGGCAAGCGCGAGGcgctggaggcggcggcggggccggcgctggggcaCACGCTGGCCGTGAAGCAGCTGGACGTGGGCGACGAGCGCTCCATCCGCGCCTGCGTCGACAGCCTCCCCGGGCGCCGCGTGGACGTGCTGG TCAGCAACGCCGGCGTGGGCATGATCGGCCCCGTCGAGTGCCAGAGCCTGGCCGACATGCAGCGCCTCATGGACACCAACTTCTTCGGCCTCGTCCGCCTGGTCAAGGAGGTGCTGCCCGACATGaagcggcgccgcggcggccacATCGTGGTCATCAGCAGCATCATGGGGCTGCAGG gcaTCGTCTTCAACGACGTCTACGCGGCCTCCAAGTTCGCCGTGGAGGGTTTCTGCGAGAGCCTGGTGGTCCAAGCCCTGCGGTTCAACATCGC gaTCAGCCTGGTGGAGCCGGGGCCGGTGACGACGGCGTTCGAGGCGAAGGTCTACGAGGAGGCCGAGCGCGCCGACTACTCGCGGACGGACCCCGAGACGGCCGACATCTTCGCCAAGCTCTACCTGCGCAGCAGCCGCGACGTCTTCGCCAGCCTGGGCCAGAGCCCCGAGGAGGTGGCCGAG CACACGCTGCGGGTGatcgaggcgccccagccgcccTTCCGGCACCAGACCAACGCGGCGTACACGCCGATGGCGGCCCTGAAGCACGCCGACCCCAGCGGCACCCTCCTCACCGACGCCTTCTACCAGCTGCTGTTCAAGCGCGACGCGGTGCTGCGGCTCGGCCTGCGCGCCATCCGCCTGCTCCGCTGGAAGGCCCGCAAGCTGCGCCAGGGCGCCCGGCTGCTCGGCTTCGCCTAG